A window of Corallococcus macrosporus DSM 14697 contains these coding sequences:
- a CDS encoding DNA methyltransferase, with the protein MVDEREGAAGAAKRTVYCEDALVWLEARPALAGSSAIASLPDWSEFPSLSLADWKAWFIRAAALILARVPPEGVAIFYQTDVKEEGTWVDKGYLVSRAAEEVGVELLWHKVVCRRPPGTVTFGRPAYSHMLCFSRGVRVDLAKSTPDVLPEAGEVTWTRGMGVEACLIACRFILEHTRTRTVVDPFCGHGTVLAVANALGLDSVGVELSRKRARKARNLRAEMTEGTLVLSGAHGTGAPGSESEEDGL; encoded by the coding sequence ATGGTGGACGAACGGGAAGGCGCCGCGGGCGCAGCAAAGCGCACGGTGTACTGCGAAGACGCACTCGTGTGGCTGGAAGCGCGGCCAGCGCTGGCGGGCAGCTCGGCCATCGCGTCGCTGCCGGACTGGTCGGAGTTCCCGTCGCTGTCGCTGGCGGACTGGAAGGCGTGGTTCATCCGCGCCGCGGCGCTCATCCTGGCGCGCGTGCCGCCCGAGGGCGTGGCCATCTTCTACCAGACGGACGTGAAGGAAGAGGGCACCTGGGTGGACAAGGGCTACCTGGTGTCTCGCGCCGCGGAGGAGGTGGGCGTGGAGCTGCTCTGGCACAAGGTGGTGTGCCGGCGGCCTCCGGGGACCGTGACGTTCGGCCGGCCCGCGTACTCCCACATGCTGTGTTTCTCGCGCGGCGTCCGCGTGGACCTGGCGAAGTCCACGCCGGACGTGCTGCCCGAAGCGGGCGAGGTGACGTGGACGCGCGGCATGGGCGTGGAGGCGTGCCTCATCGCGTGCCGCTTCATCCTGGAGCACACGCGGACGCGCACGGTGGTGGACCCCTTCTGCGGCCACGGCACCGTGCTGGCCGTGGCCAACGCGCTGGGGCTGGACTCGGTGGGCGTGGAGCTCAGCCGCAAGCGGGCGCGCAAGGCCCGCAACCTGCGCGCGGAGATGACAGAGGGCACGCTCGTCCTGAGCGGCGCCCACGGCACGGGCGCGCCCGGGAGCGAGAGCGAAGAGGACGGGCTGTAG